The genomic region CGCAAAACTATATACCTCTGTACGTAATTGTTTATGAAGAGTCATCTTAATTAATTCGGTTAAACAAAGTTTAAATGGAATTATCTATATTAACCGTATATTATGTATAGACCACACAGAGATTTAGGAGCCAATGTCCCACCTTATGGCATTATGATCTTGGAAGCTTAATTAAACAAACTTTTGCATACGGATTAATGAggttcgcgtagcgcaggtACCGATCTCTTGATGCTAATTCGGCAATGCTAAACATGGTTGGGGGCAAATCGTCGGACGCTTTTCGTGTTTTTCCCTAGATTCCTATAGGTACCATTTGAGCAACTGATTATATTGGTTTGCCACTAAATTCTTTCACTAAAAGGGATGAGAGCGGGATATTGGGAAGCTCGCAGCCCCCTCATACATAGGATAATTTTTGCTGGCTGTAAGTTTTTATACTGacctttactttcatttaggCAGTTGTTCTTTtgtatttgttagttttaatgGCGAATGAACCATCGCGTgaaattgtttcttttgttttttttaggcaCAAAAAGGCCAAAAACGTTGCTGCAGCGCTCTTTTGTTACTGAAAAAGAGCATTAAGATAAACACAAACCTTGCCAGTTTATCAGATGTTAGTTTATTCGTTTTCTTGTATAGCAGTtatctttttcttgtttatttatggacgttttaatttgttaaagttaatttttcttcatGTATTCCCGCTACCTTTTCCTCcgttaataaataaattctttcGGACATAACAGAAATAGTTGGTTTTATTTGTACCAAAaacattattctttttttcctttgaagTTCACggttttattaaaagttttacccATTTCTCAATGTGTGTATGTCCTTTCAATGGCGGAATGCGTTGGTGGTAGTGAGGtagctttattttctttttctttattttcatcaaatgtGGAAATTATGTAAATGCtttcaaattataatttctTCTCTCAAAGCATCTAAGGCCCTAATAcgaaattttattagaaaacaaACCCGGCTAAAATTTATAACATGAAAAGATTGATTATAATGGAATAGTCAAAGGAAAAACACTTGATCCACTTCAGGTAGTAAATCCACACGAACTGCAAGTATTGACTCGCATTAATAGACAGCACAGTACACCAAGTGGGAAAAACAGGATTGCTATGAATATAGCACAGCAAGGAAAGTGACCAACCATCACaccattctgaaaaaaaaggaaattcaatGCCGTGTGTGCCTGCAAGCGCACAAAAAATACTCGTTCTAACTTAAATACGCCATACACAAACTCCATATATTAAAGTGTATTCCGACTTATTAAACTACAGATATTGACGGACATCACGCTTTTCTTATATCATACTAAACATCAACAAGAATAAAGTTAGAAATATGAATGGTTAAGTTTAAATCACTTTCATGGTAACAAACAGGAGAAAGCGGGGCCAATTTTTGTTCTATAAGACAGGCAATCCTACATGATGGACTTCCAGATTTTCTTACGAACgctttttattaaaactaaatgGTTATTGGCTCCTGCATAAGGAGCTAAGGCTTACTGATAACAACATATGATCCTTGAGGAACAGTACTAAAAAATCcgacaatttttttgaattaaagaatGATTCTCATCCTTAACTTCTTAACTGGCTAGAGTAAGTAACTCTTAACTGTACATTGTACATACTTATCACAGTagcttgttttttaagtaaagctCTTTAATTCGTTCTACTTCCTAAAATCCTTCCTAAAGTTGTATGATCTGtcaaatcaatttggttttaagtCATGTATGCGCTGCCAACATGCACATCGTTTGCTCAGCTCGTTACTACGTCTAGCACAGAGAGATGGTTCTGAAGTCCGTTTTTGTGCACTATATGTCTCTTAAGCTTTTCATGCGGTCCACCAAAATCAGTTAAGCCATTGATAAGttcctttaatgtatttgtcctTCAATACctggtatgctaattcatacTTTCGAGTTAGGTTAGGGGACACTTCTGTTGGGAATGTAACCATTCTTTTCTGGTGCCCGACGAGATGGTGTTCTGTGACCATATCTCTTCAACGCGATTCTGTTCTTTCTCATATTACTTCATCATGTGTTAAGCGCCTGACAGATTGATCTTACATTGCGTATACATATGATGTGTTACTTATTAGCCGTGCTAATTTTAGCCTAGTAAAATCGATATGCCTGATTTCTAAGCCTTCTGACGAAATATGCCTGAAACTGAACACTGCAAAGTGTGTATGGCTAGTTTTTAATACTAAACGTGATTTAACAGCGAAACAGTGATTTAGATTGCTGATCATTTTCAGTTAAGCTTGTTTCTTCGTCTCGTTGGCTTGGGATCAATATTTGTCTTTCGTTTCTAATATCTGTTCTAGTTGCTgacgttaaaaaaataaataaatataaaatcaacTTAAGGCAGTCTGTGCAAAAATAGTCCCAAAACGAGGCCCTTTCTCCTCTTaagtttattaaactttcttcaACGTTAGAAAACGAAAGAAACGGCAGTGAAATGTAGAATTTCCAGAATTAAAATGTTGTGTCGGTAAATTACATGTTTTATAATTGGCTTCTAATCTCAATTACAGTTTTTATCAAAGAATTTTTTAGCCTATTGGCGACAATTTGACGCTGTTATTAAGAATTAGAAGTCTAAGAAAAAACATATTACGGAAGGTAcgtagatgaataattaaagttaTGAAGTCGAAATTATAGTCTGAATGATCTAAAACCGAAAACAAAGTACATCATATAAATATTCCAGACTGTCTTTCAAACATCTTATAAAACAATTATCGAGGGGTTTTCAAACTGATTAATCTTTAAACAAACATACGATAAGCAAATGCCTCAAATATCGTCAAAATTGGTATTTATGGATTTTAAAGTCATGAATTGTTGTATGAATTGTTACCCTTGGCAAAGAGTACAAGTAATGATCTTTGATTTCCGCAAAAGGTGATATTTTAAgatctttttatatttccaaaACAAATATGAGACTAAAGTCATGCTATGGATTCCTGAAATCAAAATGCAAAGTGTAACCTCCAAGTTTCACAATTGACTTACGATTTCTAACACTAtaaaacacttcgtggtaactaagtgtaagtaaggagcaatccaGCTCAATAGtgatcgaaactctaaaaatagaattttgatactaatagatatatcaaaagaattggatttttatgctgattccaaatatctaaatttcatcaagtctaATCTTGCCCACCAAAAggtatgagcctgaaaaaattaaccatattttcaaaaaaagtggGAAACACCCTCTGAAAGTCAGAGAATCTTACTGAAAATCACACCGcccgattcagcgtatcagagaaccttactgtagaaattttaagctcctatctaaaaaatttggaattttgtattttttgccagaagaaagatcccgGATGTTCTATAacatcgcgagagggctcattcgaacagaaattaaaagtcctagtgccctttgtcAGTGactcaaaaattggagggcaactaggccccctcccacgctcatttttttcccagagtcacccgatcaaaattttgagatagctattctcttccgcatagtcgaaaaattttataattatgtctttgaggatgatttaATTCCCCACGgtccccggggaagggctgcaagttatgaactttgcccattgtttacataatagtaatggttataatataataatttataggATCGATAAATTTCCGGTTTTCCGGATGAAGAATGATAGACTGCCAAAAATTGTCCTTGTTGGCGAACCccctagggccaaacgaaagcAGCTCCTCCTGGAATGTGGTGAGATAGGTGATTTAGAAATGAAAGACTTAAATGAAATAAGAAGTTCTCGGGAGAGTATAAAGAGggatgctttgaatagattgggatggaggagaagtatccgtagctgtgttggcctctggcGACTTGGTGATGCAGTGAGTGGTTAACAGTAGTATGGTAGTAGCATGTTTGATTACCTTAAGTTTGTACACAGTACTTGTAACATAGGGCATACATGCCAATTAGACCTCAAAGGTGATATTCCAAAGATTTGCAagttagttttctttaaaaaaaaactcattttattaGCAGACTTAGCATTCCTTGtagcatttattcaaaatatgtttttacacTTACCCTACAACTCGGACAACCATTGGCTAAAATAACTGTAGTTGATGGGACAGTTTGGATCCGGACAACTTGAGGTTGAGGCTGAGGTTGATATTGTGGCTGGGGCTGAGCATAGTTGAATCCTATCGGAGGAGGTTCTTGAGAAGAATAAGGAGGTGGTgctgcaaaagaaaatataagatttttttcaacactAATAAGCctcaatattaaatttttgtttcaaggCAAAGAACCAAAAAAGGCGACATGAAGAAAACATTGTCAGCAAACAAatgtaaaaagataaaacaacgGTTAATAGTTACAACATTCCAATTGCCTAATTTACACACTGCATAGAGTAGTTGAAACGGAGGGGATTATGGGAGGGAGTTAGAAAATAACTTCCATGTGGTTACTTGACAATCCTCTTGTAGCCCATTATAAAGGCAAAGCCTCGGCTGCAGTTCTTCAAAGTCCTTTGAGCTATTCGAAAAATGTAGTAAAGGAAAgcgaaaaatatgaaaacagcCAAATAGCTTCTTTTGATAATATGAATAGAAAGAAACAGAcaaatgtattaaaaaatttgtaacttCTATTTTGcaaattgcttcttttttacACATAGGCAAGAATGATGTCTTttcaaaagagcaaaaataaggTGATGTTCAGACGCTTGACCTGGTTCTGGATTAAGTCTGAAAGTCTTCCTCAGATGGGTCAGCAGTTTCAAATCCTGTCTGGAGAGACTTCTTTCACCATTGTTGAAGATTTAACCAATCAGATCCATAAGAATCAGCGGAACCTTTTGAATAAGGACATAACATTTAAGGCTCTAATTTTGTGGTTCTGATTTATTCTGTAATAAAAACCAGgtatttttggattttagtGTAGAACTCGTTcagacaaaattttgagacacccattttgttcagaagagtagaacggtccagtaaCTATATCTAAAGGGATTTTGGGTATGTCAACCCCCATCATTATGctattggcccattatgctttaaaactaataaaaagccaCTGCgtgtatggttgccaataagacacctcagaaatatatcgagaacgactgagagtattaagttgaaactttcgggggctactactattattacttttaCTCTTATAACTTAAATAAATCAGAAGAGtgtaagtgcatccaggttgtcaaagagcatataaagaatttttggggaatgatactaaattttatttttcaggtcaacttgaggaggtataaaattaaattaaacaatactatttgtgtcaggattaaaaaatttgaaaaagtttctccaacatacaaatagcaattcGAGCTCTGGATTCTTATTGAATAAAAATcgaaaagatataatttttttccattaagATGACTATGTCAATAATCAACGAaccgaaatttattttttcaatattttccgtaaaacgagtttttcaaagaaaagcaaagagctccatgaaaccaaaaatgaatagaaataaagtcaaataatctgccaagcttaaaactaccacaaatcaccatcaataaataaatgaaacccaaaacgaacagaaattttaataattgaccgagtcaaactcagaaTGAGCAGgcaattaacatgaatagggctgacaacccccatgccttcccTAGATAGGAatgtaatttgcactttactgaaaacaaaataaactttaaatattttcaatttttttactttaataaataaaaaaaaatggtaatacatgggggttgtcagccctactcatgttaatttctgctcgttttgaatttgactcagttatttattgtagtaACAGAGAAATGGCTAAACTAATAATCAAAATTGTTATATCTATGAGAAGCTAAGCGATTATTCTATGTAATACCTTACACCccattgaaaactaaaaagaactaaaacagaaaagtaagaaaaagtatgtttatttgccaaaaaaaaatcagaattccATGGGACCGTTGGTTCAAATTTTGAACTTCTGGTATAGTTTCCAAAACCTTCACAGTCCGCAAGCACACAGGTCAAAAATAGCGAGACTGGGAGCTTACGCAAATGAAGCATGTGGATCAAATTATCCACCCTATTGTTGAGGAAAATACCTGCAGCAACAgtcccaaaaaaatatataaaatattccaGGAGCTATTATGTCTTCTTTATAAGAGGGAAAAAGCAAGCTTTAGCTTACACGCAAGCACACTAACGAGGCGAATTGATACTGAAGCTAAGTAATTTGCCAATGACAAGATTCGGGTCTAGGTCAAAGACCCAGGACGAACCCATGTTTAAAGCGAACGTTCTTGCAGAAAAGAATAGGAGGAAGAGATCGATCTGATGACtgcaaatataaaattccagCTAGTGTCTGACATTTTATACTTAATTTCAGGATCTgattttaaaaagaactttattAGCAATAAAAGATTGATCTGTCAGGTTAATATTTGATGCATTTAATACAGAGAATTGTTGGATTCCTGTGACAGAGATTCACTATCAACAAACAGCAGAGGAAGTTAAACTCAACAGCTATTTTGGCAGAATTCAAGGGTTTATCGTCCAATTCCACTCAAAGTGGTTTTTCTATGCTTCTCTATGTAACTAATTTTTTATACAGATGCATTTTACAGCTAAACAATAAAGAAGGTAGTTTTCTTGTAGACCAAGCAGTATGATAAATGCTAACATTACGTTAGTTATTTATAAAATAGAAGTAGTCTGAAAATTATTAGCAGGCTGGTAAATAATCTGTCACCAGCACTCGCTTCCCCACCAATAAATGAATATTGGCAAGTAGCACCCCTGTATCCAACAGGAAAGTCGCAAAGTTCAACATcatcatgttaaaaaaaaactaatactaCTGTGATGAAAAGAAATTGAGTTGTTTGTAAATACATAGGTTCCTAAAATCATGCAAACTGAAAATCCTTACTCGTCTCTGATTCTAACAAAGTGTGACGCGTCCACAAACTATGATTTTCACGTTTAGTATATTTTAAGCTTTCGTATCTATTGCAATATTAGCCTCACATTCGTAGTCAGCAAGCAAAGTAATCTTTATAAACCAGTGTTGCGCGAAGTCGAAGACCATTCAGGAGATATGGGAGGGTTATGATCCAGGGGCCTCGATATGAGCCCCTCGTTCACTCAGATTGAAAATCCTTGCATGGCAGTAATTTCAAAAAGCTGTAACATGTCAATCTTTGTGTTAGAATTAAGATCATTTGAGTAATATTACAGCTTTGGGACTTCCCTATTGTACCAGCCGCCTTGATTGAAAACCTTGCCGACACAAGAGTTTTCTTTTCACTTGAACGTAAGGACCAACATCggaaccaaaaacgaacagaaattataatgtaCAAGACGGAGACTGCAAATCCTCAAaccaatgttgttttttttttgcactaattttttttcaatgcatcAAGAGAACAAAAGAACAATGTAATTGATTAGCAACAATTTTGGATTTTACTAGAATTTTTGTATCATGTaaggaatatttttgttttgtacgaaccatttttgattttctttcaactttGTGTATCCTAAACTATGTTCTATGTCGTTagcattttttgtgttttaaagcaagtatttagtatttttgcagcaactatttttcattctgttagaACTATTTTGGATTTGTGTAcagtattttttgtatttatgagaataattttgtttttgtacgaactgttttggattttatttggaCTTTTTGTATTtgcaagaattatttttgttttgtatgaactatttttggattttgtttaaaCATTGTTGTATTCTGAAGAACTATTTTGGATATTGTTAGacgttttgtgttttgtaacaagtattttgCAGCAACCACTTTCTATTCTGTTAGCACTATTTGTGTCTCCCAGGTGTGTGTGAAAACGTTGCGTTGTGCCATTCTGCTCTCGAGATTGGAGTTTTTCATGCCCTGGATCTATTAAACTTGGGGAAAGTAacgtaaaatatgaaaaaattattagaatatGGAAAATCATCGCTTAAAATCTTTAAAAGCTAGTTTGTCCTTAGTCAAAATGGCCCTCAGATATAATAAACTAGCTATTGTCGATGAACAGCCTTAGTGTACCAGTGAAAGCCCCATAAAATCTTTGAGCCAATGGAGCTTGGAGCGTAATTGTTGGAGTCGGAACCGTGGAATTGGGGGACAAAAGCGTGGGAGCCGGAACTGACGGAACCAGAATTGGTGGAACCGTGACTGGGATTGGAACCGGGGTCAGAGCCAGCAGAATTAGATTTGGAATCGCTTTAAGTGGGGCTAGAAGCGGGGGAAGCGGAATTGGATATCATTGtatttaaaaaacctaaaaataccTATGGGTAATATGATTGGCTTGTAAAAACACAAAGCAATGGATTTGACGTATGATTCatattaagaaaatatctgaaaacacTTTTGGAATGTTAATAGTTGCCATAGGGTGCCACGAGCCATGTTCCCACTGTCACAATAAAAAACATCTGTCAGGATATTCAAATGTCAGAAAACGCTTAAGTGTTGATGCCAGGTGTCACAAAGTGCCATCGGACAGCCAAATTGTGCCACGCTGGCGTGAATTGCCACGACTCATCAGAAGAAACACTATTGGGAAttttcctttaagtttaaacgatcgattTTAGTGCATACgctttgcatgttttttttttgcagaaaaatggTTGAAAATTCCTTAGGAACGATAGTATAAGCCAGAGGGTGCAACGGGCCAAGAATAGAGTGTCAGGGTGGCGTCAATTGTCTTGGACTGTTATTTTCTAACGATGAATTGGAAAGTCCAGTtgctcaaacaaaaataatggtcgattttaatttattgggcTATTTTTATAGGAAAATGCTTTAGGAATAAGTGGTAAGCCCgtagttcaaataaaaaaaaaacatctataaGGATATTCAAACGTGTAAAAACACTTTAGAAAATTACATTGTGTGCCAAACGAACCCCACAGACCATCTGTATAATGCCATGGTAGACCGTGAACAACCATGGGGGCATTTTGGTGGGATTGGCTAGCGAAAACGcaaaccaatggatttaaaacatgatttATATCAATAAAATGGCTGAAAGTGTTTTAGGAATTATAAATAAGTATCACAGGGGTTACTTGACACTATTACCGAGAATGCAGAGAATGTCGGGCTAAAGATAAACATTGACAAATCGAAGTGCATGGCCATCACAACCTCGCCACTTGTTCTCCATTGCAAAAACAAGGATCTAGAACAAGTCCAGGAGTTCAAGTACCTGGGTAGCTGGATTGATTGTGATGGAGAGATCTCGACCGAGATTAAACGTATAATTGGACAAGCTACAGGTGCCTTCAATAGATTGAAGCCTATTTGtagaagtaataaatattcaatgcGACTGAGGCTTCGACTCTTCAACAGCAATGTACTCTCAATTCTCCTTTACGCAAGCgaatgttggaaaataaacacCCAGCTTGGAAAAAGGAtccttgcatttgaaaatatgagcctCAGAAGAATGTTAAATACAAGCtggcaacaaaaaattacaaatgcagaAATACGCAGAAAAACAGGTCAACCTCCAGTCATTGAGTTGCTGAAAAGAAGGCAGTGGACATACCTGGGACACGTTCTTCGTATGGAAGAGAGCCACCTTTCTCGAACAACCTATGAATGGAAGCCAGATGGTAGAAGAAAGAGAGGCCgccccaaaaatacattgagacgAACACATGACCGAGATCTGAGGAAGGCCGGCACCTCACTAatacctgaatgggaagacgtcatcgctgcagcaccagtgcgagacgaatggagaggctttgtcgacgccctatgcgccaccgatggcgctggaggaactaaggtctaaggtaatcACAGGGGTGCCATTGGCTACCCACAGAGTGCCATGGTGGTGTGAACTGTTAAAAGAGCCTTAGGAATGATATTGTGCACCACAGGGTGCCACGGGACAGCCAGAGAGTACCACGGTGGCGTGAACTTCTTGGACTATCATGTTCTAACAATGATACGGAAAGTActgctgttcaaataaaaataacggtcaaaattagtttttagggCTATTTTCGTAGGAAAATGGTTaaaaatgcttcaggaacgatAGTATATGTCACATGGGCACCGCAAGCCACCCATAGAGTGCCACGGTGGCGGGATCTAAAATGGTTGAAAATCCTCTAGGAATG from Artemia franciscana chromosome 5, ASM3288406v1, whole genome shotgun sequence harbors:
- the LOC136027237 gene encoding membrane protein BRI3-like, which translates into the protein MDSEKPPAYAPPPYSSQEPPPIGFNYAQPQPQYQPQPQPQVVRIQTVPSTTVILANGCPSCRNGVMVGHFPCCAIFIAILFFPLGVLCCLLMRVNTCSSCGFTT